In Fibrobacter sp. UWR3, one DNA window encodes the following:
- a CDS encoding cytochrome c3 family protein, protein MFKRQGASFGATPFKWAGLVFAVVFVFLLADFLFGQKATPVRVGADAGGPNSIAFLHELHGENIGLDCSHCHTGAVSGARAYMPAKADCMDCHRLPLTENPGIEKLDSALAAAPAYPWKHESALPEHVVFHHGVHAAAGVECADCHRGFAGAQPGAKAKSVAPLSTGATGAQPGAKADVYGGENFSMQMCIACHRGETFKQKNFRRAATYCAACHR, encoded by the coding sequence GTGTTTAAACGACAAGGCGCATCTTTCGGAGCAACCCCGTTCAAGTGGGCGGGGCTCGTTTTTGCGGTTGTCTTTGTGTTCTTATTGGCGGACTTTTTGTTCGGCCAGAAGGCGACTCCTGTGCGAGTGGGTGCCGATGCGGGCGGCCCGAATTCGATAGCCTTTTTGCACGAACTTCACGGCGAAAACATCGGGCTCGATTGCAGCCACTGCCATACGGGTGCTGTTTCCGGGGCGCGCGCATATATGCCCGCAAAGGCGGATTGCATGGATTGCCACCGCCTGCCGCTCACTGAAAATCCCGGCATCGAGAAGCTGGATTCGGCGCTGGCCGCCGCTCCGGCATACCCCTGGAAGCACGAGTCCGCGTTGCCGGAGCACGTGGTGTTCCACCACGGGGTACACGCGGCCGCCGGGGTGGAGTGCGCGGATTGCCACCGCGGTTTTGCCGGAGCCCAGCCCGGCGCGAAAGCAAAATCTGTCGCGCCCCTTTCCACGGGCGCGACCGGAGCTCAGCCTGGCGCGAAGGCCGACGTGTACGGCGGCGAGAATTTCAGCATGCAGATGTGCATCGCCTGCCACAGGGGAGAAACGTTCAAACAGAAGAATTTCAGGCGGGCGGCAACGTACTGCGCCGCGTGCCACAGGTAG
- a CDS encoding 4Fe-4S dicluster domain-containing protein yields the protein MDRREFLKILSATVAGFALFGCRDGLLGDMPVKGARLKLADFENEVKLALSKMKPGMELVRVPMPAALKTPGASQENRFGMAIDLDACDACGKCVLACIQENNIPLSAPERANRGQFMHWIEMCGGAPAMCFHCGDAPCEKVCPTGAANHTPDGVSVMMYKRCTGSRFCGANCPVHARKFNFDDPVASGRSLKFNAGVPVREKGVMEKCSLCLQRLQDARHDFKALHPGESFRGRGVTTACAAACPKNAIIFGNWLDEGSPLVRAAKNRVLYAPKAIAALDPAIVYMRGRR from the coding sequence ATGGATAGGCGCGAGTTCTTGAAAATCCTTTCGGCGACGGTAGCGGGTTTTGCGCTGTTCGGGTGCCGCGACGGCTTGCTCGGCGATATGCCGGTCAAGGGCGCGCGCCTCAAGCTTGCTGACTTCGAGAACGAGGTGAAACTCGCCCTCTCGAAGATGAAGCCCGGTATGGAACTCGTGCGCGTGCCGATGCCCGCAGCGCTCAAGACTCCCGGTGCCTCGCAGGAGAACCGTTTTGGCATGGCTATCGACCTGGATGCCTGCGATGCCTGCGGCAAGTGCGTGCTTGCCTGCATCCAGGAGAACAACATCCCGCTTAGTGCTCCCGAGCGTGCGAACCGCGGGCAGTTCATGCACTGGATAGAGATGTGCGGCGGTGCGCCCGCGATGTGTTTCCACTGCGGGGATGCCCCCTGCGAGAAAGTCTGCCCGACGGGGGCCGCGAACCACACTCCCGATGGCGTCTCTGTGATGATGTACAAGCGCTGCACCGGGAGCCGCTTCTGCGGGGCGAACTGCCCCGTGCATGCCCGCAAGTTCAATTTCGATGACCCTGTGGCTTCGGGTCGTTCGCTCAAGTTTAACGCTGGCGTTCCCGTGCGCGAGAAGGGCGTGATGGAAAAATGCTCGCTGTGCCTGCAGCGCCTGCAGGATGCGCGCCACGACTTCAAGGCGCTCCATCCGGGAGAAAGTTTCCGCGGGCGCGGCGTGACCACCGCCTGTGCCGCCGCCTGCCCCAAGAACGCGATTATATTCGGCAACTGGCTCGACGAAGGTTCCCCGCTGGTAAGGGCCGCGAAGAACCGCGTGCTCTATGCCCCGAAGGCTATTGCGGCGCTTGACCCGGCTATCGTCTACATGAGGGGGCGTCGTTGA
- a CDS encoding c-type cytochrome, with product MIFRILLYAGLALLLPGLAALGYSLWEGPAVWSVDAHTFWGTPVSLFVFWIGIAHAGTLISAILLALGVPLDRRTSMLAELTTLCALVVAAIYPLMHLGVVENFYMVIPFLDARGNFANVRSPLVWDFCCIAIYALLSLVFFAIHLFADRSQALEDVRRPMAWLLFPLVLWVHTIVSLDFAVTFVPEWRGAFFPLYFIAGAIYSGLAMVNVLLVAEGCRVRLLEKLMMVGSFVMLVFWAWNFALKGDWNFSVFAFGALLPQLWWVSAVRVSPFGRLAVSLSVLLGLWLERFYLVMPAEPRGFGYVDAGLVAFSIGLFTTLLVILRVKLRKPIEGGELLFGELEEASAPVVEPHTEPLTSREFIVLRFPLLLGVLVALVYTLWAVSQPVFDTVAVAIPNVAPLFYPIVALVAAIALCIRPVWQAVSAHNADGCGSRYLKIAFAICVLMFAFFAGVFYAGGSSAPSKFTSYVDTPKNAIAPDGPKIAGAFDTLRTRAVWNARCSGCHGKDGKFNAKFVREFYPVPQKLTAARLDSLGEDSLVHVIMYGRTNMNPYADRITEADARALVRYMRSLAPADIPAPEIKETAPEINESAPEINDSTHEINNSTPETNDSAEVLQ from the coding sequence TTGATTTTCCGCATCCTCCTATATGCGGGGCTTGCGCTCCTGTTGCCCGGCCTTGCCGCGCTAGGGTATTCCCTCTGGGAAGGCCCTGCTGTGTGGTCGGTGGACGCGCATACCTTCTGGGGGACTCCCGTAAGCCTGTTCGTTTTCTGGATAGGCATCGCCCATGCGGGTACGCTCATTTCGGCAATTCTTCTGGCGCTAGGTGTGCCGCTCGATCGTCGCACCTCGATGCTTGCCGAACTCACGACTCTCTGCGCGCTCGTGGTCGCCGCGATATACCCGCTCATGCATCTCGGCGTGGTGGAAAATTTCTACATGGTCATCCCGTTCCTGGATGCACGGGGCAACTTCGCGAACGTGCGTTCCCCGCTGGTGTGGGACTTCTGCTGCATCGCCATCTATGCGCTGCTCTCGCTCGTGTTTTTTGCAATTCACCTGTTTGCGGATAGGTCGCAGGCGCTGGAAGATGTGCGCCGCCCGATGGCATGGCTACTCTTCCCGCTGGTGCTCTGGGTGCACACGATTGTGAGTCTCGATTTTGCAGTGACGTTCGTGCCCGAGTGGCGCGGGGCGTTTTTCCCGCTGTACTTTATCGCGGGTGCCATCTATTCGGGCCTTGCGATGGTGAACGTGCTGCTTGTTGCGGAAGGCTGCCGCGTGCGCCTGCTCGAAAAGCTCATGATGGTCGGCTCCTTCGTGATGCTCGTATTCTGGGCTTGGAACTTCGCGCTCAAGGGGGACTGGAACTTCTCGGTGTTCGCGTTCGGGGCGCTGTTACCGCAGCTCTGGTGGGTGTCTGCCGTGCGCGTGAGCCCGTTCGGGCGGCTTGCGGTTTCGCTCTCGGTGCTGCTCGGGCTTTGGCTGGAACGCTTCTACCTGGTAATGCCCGCCGAACCGCGCGGCTTTGGGTATGTCGATGCGGGCCTTGTCGCTTTTTCCATCGGGTTGTTTACAACGTTGCTTGTGATTTTGCGTGTAAAGTTGCGTAAGCCCATCGAGGGTGGGGAACTTCTTTTCGGCGAACTGGAAGAGGCTTCTGCGCCGGTTGTGGAACCCCATACGGAACCGCTCACGAGCCGCGAGTTTATCGTGTTGCGTTTCCCGTTGTTGCTGGGCGTGCTCGTGGCGCTTGTCTACACGCTCTGGGCGGTGTCGCAGCCCGTGTTCGATACGGTGGCGGTCGCTATCCCGAACGTTGCCCCGCTATTCTACCCGATTGTGGCGCTGGTGGCCGCTATTGCCCTATGCATACGCCCGGTATGGCAGGCGGTTTCGGCGCATAATGCAGATGGATGCGGTTCCCGTTACCTGAAAATCGCCTTTGCTATATGTGTGCTTATGTTTGCGTTTTTTGCGGGAGTGTTTTATGCGGGCGGTTCGTCTGCGCCCTCGAAATTCACGAGCTATGTTGACACCCCGAAAAATGCCATCGCACCTGATGGCCCGAAAATAGCGGGCGCATTTGATACGCTGCGGACGCGCGCGGTATGGAACGCGCGATGCAGCGGATGTCACGGAAAAGACGGCAAGTTCAACGCGAAGTTTGTCCGCGAGTTCTACCCGGTTCCGCAAAAGTTGACTGCGGCTCGTCTCGATTCCCTCGGGGAGGATTCCCTGGTACACGTGATTATGTACGGGCGCACGAACATGAACCCGTATGCTGACCGCATAACCGAAGCGGATGCCCGCGCCCTCGTGCGATACATGCGCTCGCTTGCCCCGGCGGACATCCCTGCACCCGAGATAAAAGAAACTGCACCCGAGATAAACGAGTCGGCGCCTGAGATAAACGATTCGACGCACGAGATAAACAATTCGACGCCCGAAACAAACGATTCGGCGGAGGTTCTACAATGA